The following proteins are co-located in the Piscirickettsia litoralis genome:
- a CDS encoding acetolactate synthase large subunit, producing the protein MKASDLFLRCLEKQGVNTIYGVPGEENADLMISLLDSPIEFITTRHEQTASFMAEMHGRLTGIPGVCLATLGPGATNLLTGVAQANMDNAPLVAVIGQAESARLHKESHQNMDAVSMFKAVTKWSTTIREADAIPEVIAKAFKVATSGVPGAVLIELPEDIAHHQTNARPLQAFQKNIDIGTTDHQLNKALELLKQSQKPLLLIGDGAVRTESDKQLATFLDKTKLYSAHTFMGKGAVSNLYERSLHCVGLGMKDVVIEAFEQADLVICIGYDLVEYPPSRWNTGVHKKIIHIGAAAAEVDMSYVPDLEMVGHIPTIIDQVNEKLSADYCKEDTYFKVIQEKAQHDIRSDKADDSFPMKPKRILQDVRATLADSDMLVSDVGAHKMWVARQYGARQSKTCFISNGFCSMGGSMPGALEAKRLNPDKNVVAVCGDGGFMMSIQALSTGVQLKVPFVTVLWEDDSYGLIEWKQEMGFNTSSPHVHLENPDLAKLAEAFGCHSIRINAANEFIPALENALGQQDVPTVIVVPVDYSENMKLFHHLHRVVR; encoded by the coding sequence ATGAAAGCGTCTGATTTGTTTTTGAGATGTTTAGAGAAACAAGGTGTTAATACGATCTATGGTGTGCCTGGGGAAGAAAATGCAGATCTAATGATCTCATTGTTGGACTCGCCAATAGAGTTTATCACGACACGCCATGAACAAACAGCATCGTTTATGGCTGAGATGCACGGACGTTTAACAGGGATCCCGGGCGTGTGTCTTGCGACTTTGGGGCCAGGGGCGACGAATTTACTGACTGGAGTCGCACAGGCGAATATGGATAATGCACCGTTAGTGGCGGTGATCGGCCAAGCTGAAAGCGCGCGTTTGCACAAAGAATCTCATCAGAACATGGACGCGGTCTCTATGTTTAAGGCAGTGACGAAATGGTCGACAACAATTCGTGAGGCTGATGCGATTCCTGAGGTCATCGCTAAAGCCTTTAAAGTTGCAACATCAGGGGTGCCAGGAGCGGTATTAATTGAGTTACCCGAAGACATTGCGCATCACCAGACCAATGCACGGCCATTACAAGCCTTTCAAAAAAACATTGATATTGGTACAACAGATCATCAACTTAATAAAGCGCTGGAATTGCTAAAACAAAGTCAAAAACCGCTATTGCTGATTGGTGATGGTGCAGTGCGTACCGAAAGCGATAAACAACTCGCAACATTCTTGGATAAAACAAAGTTATATAGTGCTCATACCTTTATGGGTAAAGGTGCAGTCAGTAACCTTTATGAACGCTCTTTGCACTGTGTCGGTTTGGGCATGAAAGATGTCGTCATCGAAGCCTTTGAGCAAGCTGATCTTGTGATTTGTATTGGTTATGACCTTGTTGAATACCCTCCGAGCCGTTGGAATACAGGGGTGCATAAAAAAATTATTCATATCGGTGCAGCGGCTGCTGAAGTTGATATGAGTTATGTGCCTGATTTAGAAATGGTCGGCCATATTCCAACGATTATTGATCAGGTGAATGAAAAGCTTTCTGCTGATTATTGCAAAGAAGATACTTATTTTAAGGTGATTCAAGAAAAAGCTCAGCATGATATTCGCAGCGACAAAGCAGATGATAGCTTTCCGATGAAGCCGAAACGTATTTTGCAAGATGTGCGAGCGACACTGGCCGATAGTGATATGTTAGTCAGCGATGTGGGTGCGCATAAAATGTGGGTAGCACGGCAATACGGTGCACGTCAGTCAAAAACGTGTTTTATTAGTAATGGTTTTTGCTCGATGGGTGGCAGTATGCCAGGTGCATTGGAAGCTAAACGCTTAAACCCTGATAAGAATGTCGTTGCTGTTTGTGGTGATGGTGGCTTTATGATGAGTATCCAAGCACTTTCCACTGGCGTACAATTAAAAGTGCCTTTTGTGACTGTGCTTTGGGAAGATGATTCTTATGGTTTAATCGAGTGGAAGCAGGAGATGGGTTTTAATACATCTTCGCCACATGTTCATCTAGAAAACCCAGACCTGGCAAAATTAGCAGAAGCATTTGGTTGTCATAGCATCCGTATTAATGCTGCAAATGAATTTATTCCTGCACTTGAAAATGCATTAGGTCAACAAGATGTGCCAACGGTAATTGTTGTTCCTGTCGATTATAGTGAAAACATGAAGCTTTTCCATCATTTACACCGTGTAGTGCGCTAA
- a CDS encoding bacteriophage holin, which produces MAEQKQKLSVLGLGLAIGIVWGAALVIIAWLAAAYGYAGPVVKLISSVYIGYGPTFFKGIIGGLWGLVDGFIGGAIVAMIYNWIVCRPREEE; this is translated from the coding sequence ATGGCAGAGCAAAAACAAAAATTAAGTGTTTTAGGGCTAGGACTCGCAATCGGTATTGTTTGGGGTGCGGCTTTGGTGATTATTGCTTGGTTAGCCGCGGCTTATGGTTATGCTGGACCGGTTGTGAAACTTATCTCATCCGTTTATATAGGCTATGGCCCGACGTTCTTTAAAGGGATTATCGGTGGTCTTTGGGGGTTGGTTGATGGCTTTATTGGGGGTGCAATTGTTGCCATGATTTACAATTGGATAGTATGCCGGCCACGTGAGGAAGAGTAA
- a CDS encoding TRAP transporter permease produces the protein MLYALLPALLSYAGLLYVVHLEALKLGLKPTPRSELPPFWSTFISGAHYFVPIIYLLYALIIQRKTPEYSALNAILLLMALIIVQDLWRAYRRSESLLSGLKEGVWHLVKGFEMGARNMTPIAIATAVAGIVVGIVTMTGLGFGLTDIVAALSGGNFYIVLVLAAIASLVLGLGLPTTANYIVMAALVAPVIQQLAERAGIHVPLVAIHLFVFYFGILADDTPPVGLAAYAGAAIAKANPINVGVKSFGYDLRTVILPFIFILNPQLLMIGVNSAWDVIHIVISALIGMLCFVAATQGYFLRHAAWYERLLLLAAAFCTLIPGGHTDGIGIAIIVVLVLIHTKRHGLYWFKK, from the coding sequence ATTTTATATGCGCTATTACCGGCTTTATTAAGTTATGCTGGCTTGCTTTATGTGGTTCACCTAGAAGCGTTAAAACTAGGCTTAAAACCAACACCTCGCAGTGAATTGCCACCATTTTGGTCGACTTTTATTAGTGGTGCGCATTACTTTGTGCCAATTATTTACTTGCTTTATGCGCTGATTATTCAACGTAAAACACCGGAGTACAGTGCGTTAAATGCAATTTTATTATTGATGGCATTAATTATTGTTCAGGACCTGTGGCGAGCCTATCGACGTTCTGAAAGTTTGCTTTCTGGCTTAAAAGAGGGTGTTTGGCATTTGGTCAAAGGCTTTGAGATGGGGGCGCGCAATATGACGCCGATTGCTATTGCGACTGCGGTTGCGGGCATCGTGGTCGGTATTGTGACGATGACAGGTTTAGGGTTTGGCTTAACTGATATCGTCGCGGCTTTATCAGGCGGTAATTTTTATATTGTTCTGGTGCTTGCTGCCATCGCTTCTTTGGTTCTAGGCTTGGGGTTGCCAACAACCGCTAATTATATTGTTATGGCTGCTCTAGTTGCCCCGGTTATTCAGCAGTTGGCAGAACGAGCAGGAATTCATGTCCCATTAGTGGCGATTCACTTGTTTGTTTTTTATTTTGGCATTTTGGCAGATGATACGCCACCGGTGGGACTGGCTGCTTATGCAGGAGCTGCGATTGCTAAGGCAAATCCGATTAATGTCGGGGTGAAAAGTTTTGGTTATGATCTTCGAACTGTTATTTTGCCCTTTATCTTTATTTTAAACCCACAATTATTAATGATCGGTGTGAATAGTGCCTGGGATGTCATCCATATTGTCATTTCAGCGTTGATAGGAATGCTTTGTTTTGTTGCGGCGACACAGGGTTATTTCTTAAGGCATGCTGCTTGGTATGAGCGTCTATTGTTATTAGCTGCGGCTTTTTGTACTCTAATTCCGGGTGGGCATACTGATGGGATAGGTATTGCAATTATTGTTGTGCTTGTCTTAATTCACACGAAGCGTCATGGTTTGTATTGGTTCAAAAAATAA
- a CDS encoding TRAP transporter permease, which translates to MSTPQDVKDIAALETGSRNLTSWQKYLALLVAVAWSVFQVYAAMSAQFDSLQLGAIHLSFAFALTFLAHPFKFSKSPSVPWYDWLFLVVALGGSIYIAYEYVAIITIRGGVPNDLDVIMGTLTLIMLAIAVVRVAGMALTIIASIMVLYALLGPGGLIPIQLPDVLYLHNGYSWTQVVQQLYLTTEGIWGTPLRVSATFVFLFVLFGALLERAGAGEYFIQLSYSILGGYRGGPAKAAVVGSMMTGVISGSSISNVVTTGTFTIPLMKKVGYGKERAAAIEVASSVNGQLTPPVMGAAAFIMAEFFGRALFSSNFICAITGFIKLCWLALCGSPRSVKTRLKTNTSQ; encoded by the coding sequence ATGTCGACACCACAGGACGTGAAAGACATTGCTGCACTTGAAACAGGCTCACGCAACTTAACATCCTGGCAAAAATACCTTGCTTTGTTGGTTGCTGTCGCTTGGAGTGTGTTTCAAGTTTATGCAGCGATGTCTGCCCAATTTGATAGTTTGCAATTGGGTGCGATTCACTTAAGTTTTGCCTTTGCTCTGACCTTCCTCGCTCACCCTTTTAAATTCTCTAAATCACCCTCTGTTCCTTGGTATGACTGGTTATTTCTCGTTGTTGCCTTAGGTGGCAGTATTTATATCGCCTATGAATATGTCGCCATTATTACTATTCGTGGTGGTGTGCCGAATGACCTTGATGTCATTATGGGAACACTGACGCTCATTATGTTAGCGATTGCTGTGGTTCGTGTTGCCGGTATGGCACTGACTATCATCGCAAGTATTATGGTACTTTATGCCTTGCTGGGGCCAGGTGGACTGATTCCGATACAGCTTCCCGATGTCTTATATCTACACAATGGCTACTCTTGGACTCAGGTGGTTCAGCAGCTGTACCTAACAACAGAAGGCATTTGGGGTACGCCCTTGCGTGTTTCGGCAACTTTTGTTTTCTTATTTGTTTTGTTTGGTGCACTGCTGGAGCGAGCCGGTGCCGGAGAGTACTTTATTCAGCTAAGTTACAGCATACTTGGGGGATATCGTGGTGGGCCGGCTAAGGCAGCGGTGGTCGGCAGCATGATGACCGGGGTGATCTCAGGCTCGTCTATCTCTAATGTTGTGACGACAGGGACTTTTACTATCCCCTTGATGAAAAAAGTCGGGTATGGCAAAGAGAGGGCGGCGGCGATCGAAGTGGCATCATCGGTGAATGGTCAGCTAACCCCCCCTGTGATGGGGGCGGCAGCCTTTATTATGGCTGAATTTTTTGGGCGTGCCTTATTCTCATCTAATTTTATATGCGCTATTACCGGCTTTATTAAGTTATGCTGGCTTGCTTTATGTGGTTCACCTAGAAGCGTTAAAACTAGGCTTAAAACCAACACCTCGCAGTGA
- a CDS encoding TAXI family TRAP transporter solute-binding subunit, translated as MKSIVAFLSTLLFSVSVMAAPTFITIGSGSTTGVYYPVAVGVAKLINKNVKDVRANARSTGGSVYNALSLQRGNLKMAIMQSDIAYYAYHGQVVKAFLGKPVKLLRGVAALYPEVVQVVANPDIKSIAGLKGKRVYIGDIGSGVEQNAKQILALYGLSEKNITPIRGSASLGAQLLQDGRIDAMFYTAGIGSAAIQQITETTKVHFLSVSANKAKELIKKYPFYTAREIPADSYKGQNAAVPAVAVEALLVASSDLPNKVIEAVLEQGLFKQGKTEQFVKLHSNLKTYFKLKQATEGVGIPLHPGAIAAYKKLGVSVPK; from the coding sequence GTGAAGTCAATAGTCGCTTTTTTATCAACCTTGTTATTTTCTGTGAGTGTTATGGCCGCACCAACATTTATTACCATAGGATCAGGCTCTACAACGGGGGTGTATTATCCTGTTGCAGTCGGCGTTGCGAAATTAATTAATAAAAATGTAAAGGATGTTCGCGCGAATGCCCGTTCAACAGGGGGGAGTGTTTATAATGCACTTTCATTGCAGCGCGGTAATTTGAAAATGGCAATTATGCAAAGCGATATTGCATACTATGCTTATCATGGCCAGGTAGTGAAAGCATTTTTAGGTAAGCCCGTTAAGTTACTCCGTGGTGTTGCTGCCCTGTATCCTGAAGTGGTACAAGTTGTTGCGAACCCAGATATTAAATCAATTGCTGGCCTTAAAGGTAAGCGTGTTTATATTGGTGATATTGGCAGTGGTGTTGAGCAAAATGCCAAGCAAATTTTAGCACTGTACGGCTTAAGTGAGAAAAACATTACACCGATTAGAGGTTCTGCAAGCTTAGGCGCACAGTTACTACAAGATGGTCGAATTGATGCGATGTTTTATACTGCAGGCATAGGCAGCGCAGCAATTCAGCAAATTACTGAAACGACAAAAGTTCACTTCTTGTCCGTTTCAGCAAATAAAGCAAAAGAGCTTATTAAAAAATATCCATTCTATACGGCGCGTGAAATCCCGGCAGACAGTTACAAAGGCCAAAATGCAGCAGTTCCAGCAGTGGCTGTAGAAGCGTTGTTGGTCGCATCCAGTGATTTGCCTAATAAAGTAATTGAAGCAGTCCTTGAGCAAGGGTTATTTAAACAAGGGAAAACAGAGCAGTTTGTAAAGTTACACTCTAATCTGAAAACATATTTTAAATTAAAGCAAGCGACCGAGGGAGTGGGTATTCCATTGCACCCGGGTGCAATTGCGGCGTATAAAAAGCTCGGCGTTTCTGTTCCAAAGTGA
- a CDS encoding class I SAM-dependent methyltransferase, giving the protein MKIDHWNAQHYHDSSDMQYRIAHDILADETFHQNDTVLDIGCGSGKITVDIASLVKQGQVVGIDLSEQMITFANKQYKHIENLSFAQGDILDLQLKSEFTKVTTFNMLQWVSDFNLAFKRIYHCLKSNGRFIGGYFLKCYPIWDPVDELITQVHWQPYFKDYDAGFYQNERDYCQSALEQAGFDSSSVIEINKDYFFKDRAHFISHSKNWLPHLSRLPNDKIDRFLSELADSVIKQGYMNNKGNIIVSGNYITFKAIRSTT; this is encoded by the coding sequence ATGAAAATTGACCACTGGAATGCACAACATTACCATGACTCATCTGATATGCAATACCGCATAGCGCATGATATTTTAGCTGATGAAACTTTTCACCAAAATGATACTGTCCTCGATATCGGCTGCGGGTCTGGGAAAATAACTGTCGATATCGCTTCACTGGTGAAGCAAGGTCAAGTGGTTGGTATAGACTTGTCAGAGCAAATGATCACTTTCGCTAATAAGCAGTATAAACATATTGAAAACCTAAGTTTTGCCCAAGGCGATATTCTCGATTTGCAATTAAAATCAGAATTTACCAAAGTCACGACCTTTAATATGCTCCAATGGGTCTCTGATTTTAACTTAGCCTTTAAACGAATTTATCATTGCTTGAAAAGCAACGGGCGATTTATCGGGGGGTATTTTCTGAAGTGTTATCCTATATGGGATCCAGTGGATGAGCTGATCACTCAAGTCCATTGGCAGCCTTATTTTAAGGATTATGATGCCGGGTTTTACCAAAATGAACGCGACTACTGTCAATCTGCATTAGAGCAAGCTGGCTTTGACAGCAGTTCAGTTATAGAGATTAATAAAGACTACTTTTTCAAAGACAGAGCCCACTTCATTAGCCATAGCAAAAATTGGCTCCCTCACCTCTCAAGGCTGCCAAATGATAAAATCGATCGTTTTTTATCAGAACTCGCAGATTCAGTGATTAAGCAAGGCTACATGAATAATAAGGGAAATATTATCGTCAGTGGTAACTACATAACCTTTAAAGCCATTCGATCAACGACATAA
- a CDS encoding response regulator transcription factor has translation MKILLVEDSKAIASLEVQAVRHIFNEALQVVRALDGQTAVEKFKEETVDLILLDWHLPEKSGIEVLKEIRAMDAQVPIIMITSETALHSINAAVKAGVSDYIIKPFNIQVLEEKIGRHLHITKT, from the coding sequence ATGAAAATCTTACTTGTTGAAGACTCAAAAGCCATCGCTTCGCTTGAGGTCCAGGCGGTTCGTCATATATTTAATGAAGCCTTGCAGGTGGTTCGTGCTCTTGATGGCCAAACAGCAGTTGAGAAATTTAAAGAAGAAACGGTTGACTTGATTCTACTGGATTGGCATTTGCCGGAAAAATCAGGCATTGAAGTTCTTAAAGAAATTAGGGCGATGGACGCACAAGTCCCTATCATTATGATTACCAGCGAAACTGCTTTACACTCTATTAATGCTGCGGTAAAGGCAGGAGTGAGTGATTACATCATCAAGCCTTTTAATATTCAAGTGCTCGAAGAGAAAATCGGCAGACACCTGCACATTACCAAAACATAA
- a CDS encoding hypoxanthine-guanine phosphoribosyltransferase, which translates to MMKEIEEVRQRSKCLFSKAEIDLTLDRMAQKIHDDYHDKNPLLLSVMVGGLILTAELLTRLDFPLQVDYVHATRYQGETRGNELVWKVKPSYSLKDRNVLIVDDILDGGITLREIVEYCKGENAASVRSAVLLDKVETRVETGLAHADYVGLEVANQYVFGYGMDYKNYLRNAPGIFAVPEELC; encoded by the coding sequence ATGATGAAAGAGATTGAAGAGGTTCGCCAGCGGTCGAAATGCCTTTTCTCCAAAGCAGAAATTGATTTAACACTTGATCGTATGGCACAGAAGATTCATGACGATTATCATGATAAGAATCCATTGTTACTCTCTGTTATGGTCGGGGGGCTGATTTTGACAGCAGAGTTGCTTACACGCTTGGATTTTCCGTTGCAGGTTGATTATGTTCATGCGACACGCTATCAAGGTGAAACCCGAGGGAATGAGCTGGTTTGGAAGGTAAAGCCTTCTTATTCACTGAAAGATCGTAATGTCCTGATTGTCGATGATATTCTTGATGGTGGAATCACTCTGCGTGAAATTGTTGAGTACTGTAAGGGTGAAAATGCAGCATCTGTGCGTTCAGCGGTATTGCTTGATAAGGTCGAAACACGTGTAGAGACAGGGCTTGCTCATGCAGATTATGTTGGGCTTGAAGTCGCTAATCAGTATGTGTTTGGTTATGGTATGGACTACAAAAACTACCTGCGTAATGCACCTGGTATATTCGCGGTGCCTGAGGAACTTTGCTAA